Proteins encoded in a region of the Nocardia asteroides genome:
- a CDS encoding STAS domain-containing protein, with protein sequence MSAISLLREHAEGVHLNGSGPGRRRDNRLWAQRVDRRRECVVVRVEGELDAAVSAEFFETVDRALQSPCDAVVIDLRAARFMSLRAAARLGALRGDGLGRPDLRVVAGGPGVERALEVTGVRSMFPRYTSMRAALDA encoded by the coding sequence TTGTCTGCCATTTCTCTGCTACGGGAGCACGCCGAAGGTGTGCATCTCAATGGTTCGGGACCGGGACGTCGTCGGGACAACCGGTTGTGGGCGCAGCGGGTGGATCGCCGTCGCGAATGCGTCGTGGTCCGAGTCGAAGGCGAGTTGGACGCCGCCGTGTCGGCCGAGTTCTTCGAGACGGTCGACCGTGCGTTGCAGTCACCGTGCGACGCCGTGGTGATCGATCTGCGGGCGGCGAGGTTCATGAGTCTGCGCGCGGCCGCGCGGCTCGGCGCGCTGCGCGGAGACGGGCTGGGCCGTCCGGATCTACGCGTCGTCGCGGGCGGACCGGGAGTGGAGCGGGCACTCGAGGTGACCGGCGTGCGGTCGATGTTCCCGCGCTACACGTCCATGCGGGCGGCCCTGGACGCCTGA
- a CDS encoding glycosyltransferase, with translation MKIAMVSEDASPLAEKSPADGGGRGQYVAELSAAYVRRGHEVTVYTRRTSARAPAELVAAGGFRVVHVEAGPPTPLPIDRTLPYLGDFGTFLRKHWAAEQPDIAHAHYWKSGLAAELASRAHGIPVVLTFHGLGTVQRRCEGLADPSPRSRIRFERLIATRAAHVVATCSDEVAELARMGVPRFRISIVPCGVDLTTFTPEGPTADRHATHRLLASGELARRSGFDPVIKALPDLPDTELVIVGGPAADDEDDAEGRRLRRLASDHGVRERLRLAGPVGRPMLPRLYRSADAVLCTPWYEPFGRVALEAMACGKPVVATPVGGLLDTVVDGVTGRFVAPPEPDAIVRAVQPLLTDSTLRDTWGAAGYQRTAGRNSWDRVAAETLSAYHRGAPARAGEVVSWAR, from the coding sequence GTGAAGATTGCCATGGTTTCCGAAGACGCCAGCCCCCTCGCCGAGAAGAGTCCCGCCGACGGGGGCGGTCGCGGCCAGTACGTAGCCGAACTTTCGGCGGCGTACGTGCGACGTGGGCACGAGGTGACGGTCTATACCCGCCGCACCAGTGCGCGTGCCCCCGCCGAGCTGGTCGCCGCGGGCGGATTTCGGGTGGTGCACGTCGAGGCCGGACCCCCCACACCGCTGCCGATCGATCGGACACTGCCTTACCTGGGAGACTTCGGCACGTTCCTGCGGAAGCACTGGGCCGCCGAACAACCGGACATCGCGCACGCGCACTACTGGAAGTCCGGGCTCGCCGCCGAGTTGGCGTCGCGCGCGCACGGCATACCGGTGGTGCTGACCTTCCACGGGCTCGGCACCGTCCAGCGGCGCTGCGAAGGTCTCGCCGATCCGAGCCCCCGTTCGCGCATCCGTTTCGAGCGGCTCATCGCGACGCGGGCGGCGCACGTGGTGGCGACGTGCTCCGACGAGGTCGCGGAGCTGGCCAGGATGGGAGTGCCCCGGTTCCGGATCTCGATCGTGCCGTGCGGTGTGGACCTCACCACGTTCACCCCGGAAGGCCCGACCGCCGATCGGCACGCCACGCACCGATTGCTCGCGTCCGGAGAGTTGGCGCGGCGCAGCGGATTCGACCCGGTCATCAAGGCGCTGCCGGACCTCCCGGACACCGAACTGGTGATCGTCGGCGGCCCCGCCGCCGACGACGAAGACGACGCCGAAGGTCGCCGCCTGCGCCGCCTCGCTTCCGATCATGGTGTGCGAGAACGACTTCGGCTGGCCGGGCCGGTGGGGCGGCCGATGTTGCCGCGACTGTATCGCTCCGCCGACGCCGTGCTGTGCACCCCGTGGTACGAGCCGTTCGGCAGAGTGGCGCTGGAAGCGATGGCGTGCGGGAAGCCGGTGGTCGCCACGCCAGTCGGTGGCCTGCTCGACACGGTGGTCGACGGCGTCACCGGCCGATTCGTCGCCCCACCCGAACCCGACGCGATCGTACGGGCGGTGCAACCGCTGCTCACGGACTCGACGCTGCGCGACACCTGGGGCGCCGCGGGCTATCAGCGAACCGCGGGCCGCAACTCCTGGGATCGGGTCGCGGCCGAAACGCTCAGCGCCTATCACCGCGGCGCACCGGCCCGGGCAGGCGAAGTCGTCTCCTGGGCCCGGTGA
- a CDS encoding ATP-binding protein, whose translation MGEWTSRSFTDTTTVGVRVPARLEQLTMLRALAETVALIADFALDEVTDIRLALDEVATSLILDAAPGSMIDCEFTYDTDKMFVHVSSVAATESVVGHAGFGWHIVRTLTDSIAAAQGSYDSVLGGYPTVIDFSWVRGAPNGG comes from the coding sequence ATGGGGGAGTGGACTTCCCGATCCTTTACCGACACGACGACAGTCGGCGTACGGGTGCCCGCCCGACTGGAACAGCTGACCATGTTGCGCGCGCTCGCCGAGACCGTCGCCCTCATCGCCGACTTCGCCCTGGACGAGGTGACCGACATCCGGTTGGCGCTCGACGAGGTGGCGACCTCGCTCATTCTCGACGCGGCGCCCGGCTCGATGATCGACTGCGAGTTCACCTACGACACCGACAAGATGTTCGTGCACGTGTCCTCGGTCGCGGCGACCGAGTCGGTGGTCGGCCACGCCGGGTTCGGCTGGCACATCGTGCGGACGCTGACCGACTCGATCGCCGCCGCGCAGGGCTCCTACGACAGCGTGCTGGGCGGATACCCCACGGTGATCGACTTCAGCTGGGTGCGGGGTGCCCCGAATGGCGGGTGA
- a CDS encoding RNA polymerase sigma factor SigF → MAGEPRSRGDSYDNIEPLFEKIAALGPGDPRREALRQELIERCLPLAEHIARKFSGRGENFDDLLQVARLGLVQAADRFDVSRGSSFLSFAVPTIMGEVRRHFRDNTWAVRVPRRTKEIQLSIGPTIETLSQRLGRMPRAREIATELEVDLVEVTQALIAGNAYQSSSIDAVAGEDAESVPQPLLDSLGTEEPSYHLVEDVMAVKPLLGELPERERQVLIMRFFESLTQNQIAERLGVSQMHVSRILSRTLNSLREQALRD, encoded by the coding sequence ATGGCGGGTGAGCCGAGGTCGCGGGGAGACTCCTACGACAACATCGAGCCGCTGTTCGAGAAGATCGCCGCTCTGGGTCCCGGCGATCCGCGCCGGGAGGCTCTGCGGCAGGAGTTGATCGAGCGATGCCTGCCGCTGGCCGAGCACATCGCCCGCAAGTTCTCCGGCCGCGGCGAGAACTTCGACGATCTGCTGCAGGTCGCGCGACTGGGGCTGGTGCAGGCCGCGGACCGTTTCGACGTTTCGCGCGGGTCGTCGTTCCTCTCCTTCGCGGTGCCCACCATCATGGGCGAGGTCCGGCGGCATTTCCGGGACAACACCTGGGCCGTTCGGGTGCCGCGCCGGACCAAGGAGATCCAGCTGAGCATCGGTCCGACCATCGAGACGCTGTCGCAGCGACTGGGCCGGATGCCGCGCGCGAGGGAGATCGCCACGGAGCTGGAGGTCGATCTGGTCGAGGTGACCCAGGCTCTGATCGCGGGCAACGCCTACCAGTCCTCGTCCATCGACGCGGTCGCGGGCGAGGACGCCGAGAGCGTCCCGCAGCCGCTGCTGGACAGCCTCGGCACCGAAGAGCCCTCCTATCACTTGGTCGAGGACGTCATGGCGGTGAAACCGCTGCTCGGCGAGCTGCCCGAACGCGAGCGCCAAGTGCTGATCATGCGGTTCTTCGAGTCGTTGACGCAGAACCAGATCGCCGAGCGGCTCGGGGTGTCGCAGATGCACGTCTCGCGCATTCTCTCCAGGACGTTGAACTCGTTGCGCGAGCAGGCGCTGCGGGACTGA
- a CDS encoding ChaB family protein: MPKTTARGDVEKSELPSTLRRSEAKAQRTFAAAHDAALEQYDGDEQRAYRVAYAALKHSYERVGDHWEPKPHRGPSDERAESGGPDARGETAEGVDANASKEHLLEIARRLNIPGRSRMTKDELVEAIMKRNRREAARARE, translated from the coding sequence ATGCCCAAGACCACAGCACGCGGCGACGTCGAGAAGTCCGAGTTGCCGAGCACTCTGCGGCGGTCGGAGGCCAAGGCGCAGCGCACCTTCGCCGCGGCGCACGATGCCGCGCTCGAGCAATACGACGGCGACGAGCAGCGCGCATACCGCGTCGCCTATGCCGCGCTGAAACACAGCTACGAGCGAGTCGGCGACCATTGGGAGCCCAAGCCGCACCGCGGTCCCTCGGACGAACGCGCGGAAAGTGGCGGTCCGGACGCGCGGGGTGAGACGGCCGAAGGCGTCGACGCCAACGCGTCGAAGGAGCATCTGCTGGAGATCGCCCGGCGGCTGAACATCCCGGGCCGCTCGCGCATGACCAAGGACGAACTCGTCGAGGCGATCATGAAACGCAATCGCCGGGAGGCAGCGCGTGCCCGGGAATGA
- a CDS encoding PAS and ANTAR domain-containing protein: MSESRSVQPEDAFALDGVIGRGTPQNVGGFRFWFADQRWEWSDEVAAMHGYAPGAVTPTTELLLTHKHPDDRAAVASALARSVADAEPFSSRHRIIDTAGSVHHVILVADRMVDEAGRAVGTSGYYIDVTDTLEEHRQETLDGALPELYAARAVIEQAKGALMVIYGVGPEQAFRVLSWRSQETNVKLRRLAARLVADLPGLEGVTIGLRTEFDHLLLTAHERLDAD, translated from the coding sequence GTGAGTGAGAGTAGGTCGGTTCAGCCCGAGGACGCCTTCGCGCTGGACGGGGTGATCGGTAGGGGAACGCCGCAGAATGTCGGCGGTTTCCGGTTCTGGTTCGCCGACCAGCGATGGGAATGGTCGGACGAGGTCGCGGCGATGCACGGTTACGCACCGGGAGCGGTGACGCCGACGACGGAGTTGCTGCTGACGCACAAACACCCCGACGATCGCGCCGCGGTGGCCAGCGCATTGGCGCGGTCGGTCGCGGACGCCGAGCCGTTCTCCAGCCGCCACCGCATCATCGACACCGCGGGCAGCGTGCACCATGTGATCCTGGTGGCCGATCGGATGGTCGACGAGGCGGGCCGGGCGGTCGGCACCTCCGGGTACTACATCGACGTCACCGACACCCTCGAGGAGCACCGGCAGGAGACGCTGGACGGCGCGCTCCCCGAGCTGTACGCCGCTCGCGCGGTCATCGAACAGGCCAAGGGCGCGCTCATGGTGATCTACGGGGTGGGGCCCGAGCAGGCGTTCCGGGTGCTGAGCTGGCGGTCGCAGGAAACCAATGTCAAATTGCGCAGGCTGGCCGCGCGCCTGGTCGCCGATCTGCCCGGCCTGGAGGGCGTCACGATAGGGCTGCGGACCGAATTCGACCATCTGTTGCTCACCGCACACGAGCGGCTCGACGCCGACTGA
- a CDS encoding DUF6328 family protein, translating into MPGNDDGDWARRARGETELERLDRNWASLIQELRVVQTGVQFLFGALLVLPFQAAFATLSTGMRALYIVTLAAAVGATVFLIAPVSWHRILFRRHRLGNVVAAAHRYAMAGVALLGVALIGAVILVVDYVTGTAAAVATGVATVMLFLWTWLVAPWRWRAASAQARADDS; encoded by the coding sequence GTGCCCGGGAATGACGACGGTGACTGGGCACGCCGCGCGCGTGGCGAGACCGAACTCGAACGGCTCGATCGGAACTGGGCCAGCCTGATCCAGGAATTGCGCGTCGTGCAGACCGGTGTGCAATTCCTCTTCGGGGCATTGTTGGTGCTGCCGTTCCAGGCGGCCTTCGCCACCCTGTCGACGGGCATGCGGGCGCTGTACATCGTCACCCTGGCCGCCGCCGTCGGCGCGACGGTCTTCCTGATCGCGCCGGTGTCGTGGCATCGCATCCTGTTCAGGCGGCACCGCCTGGGCAACGTCGTCGCCGCGGCGCACCGCTACGCGATGGCAGGCGTCGCATTGCTCGGCGTCGCGTTGATCGGCGCGGTGATCCTCGTCGTGGACTACGTGACGGGGACTGCCGCGGCGGTAGCCACGGGCGTCGCCACCGTCATGCTGTTCCTGTGGACGTGGCTGGTGGCCCCGTGGCGTTGGCGTGCCGCGTCCGCGCAGGCCCGAGCCGACGACAGTTGA